From the Diceros bicornis minor isolate mBicDic1 chromosome 19, mDicBic1.mat.cur, whole genome shotgun sequence genome, one window contains:
- the NOL4L gene encoding nucleolar protein 4-like isoform X2 yields the protein MNDSTWMSADPHLASSLSPSQDERMRSPQNLHSQEDDDSSSESGSGNGSSTLNPSTSSSTQGDPAFPEMNGNGAVAPMDFTTTSEDQPINLCDKLPPGTALSTPSYPSDGCGTDGLRSRVKYGVKTTPESPPYSSGSYDSIKTEVSGCPEDLTVGRAPTADDDDDDHDDHEDNDKMNDSEGMDPERLKAFNMFVRLFVDENLDRMVPISKQPKEKIQAIIESCSRQFPEFQERARKRIRTYLKSCRRMKKNGMEMTRPTPPHLTSAMAENILAAACESETRKAAKRMRLEIYQSSQDEPIALDKQHSRDSAAITHSTYSLPASSYSQDPVYVNGGLNYSYRGYGALGSNLQPPTSLQTGNHSNGPTDLSMKGGASTTSTTPTPTPSSNSTSRTMPTAQLSPTEISAVRQLIAGYRESAAFLLRSADELENLILQQN from the exons ACGACTCCTCCTCCGAGAGTGGCAGCGGCAATGGCTCCTCCACCCTGAACCCATCCACGTCAAGCAGCACGCAGGGTGACCCCGCCTTCCCCGAGATGAATGGCAACGGCGCTGTGGCCCCCATGGACTTCACCACCACCTCCGAGGATCAGCCCATCAACCTGTGTGACAAGCTCCCACCGGGCACAGCGCTCAGCACGCCTTCCTACCCCTCAGACGGCTGCGGCACGGACGGACTGCGGAGCCGCGTCAAGTACGGGGTGAAGACCACCCCTGAG TCCCCGCCCTATAGCTCGGGGAGCTACGATTCCATCAAGACCGAGGTCAGTGGCTGCCCTGAGGACCTGACGGTGGGCCGGGCCCCCACAGCAGATGACGACGACGACGACCACGACGACCACGAGGACAACGACAAGATGAATGACTCTGAGGGCATGGACCCTGAGCGCCTCAAGGCCTTCAAT ATGTTCGTGCGTCTCTTTGTGGACGAGAACCTGGACCGCATGGTGCCCATCTCCAAGCAGCCCAAGGAGAAGATCCAGGCCATCATCGAGTCCTGCAGCCGGCAGTTCCCCGAGTTCCAGGAGCGGGCCCGCAAGCGCATTCGCACGTACCTCAAGTCCTGCCGTCGCATGAAGAAGAACGGCATGGAGATG ACCAGACCCACCCCTCCGCACCTGACCTCGGCCATGGCAGAAAACATCCTGGCAGCTGCCTGTGAGAGTGAGACAAGGAAAGCAGCCAAAAGGATGCGCCTGGAGATCTACCAGTCCTCGCAG GACGAGCCCATAGCCCTGGACAAGCAGCACTCCCGGGACTCTGCAGCCATCACCCACTCTACCTACTCACTGCCAGCCTCCTCCTACTCCCAGGACCCTGTGTACGTCAATGGCGGCCTCAATTACAGTTACCGTGGGTACGGGGCCTTGGGCAGCAACCTGCAGCCCCCGACCTCCCTCCAGACAGGAAATCACAGTAACG GGCCCACAGACCTCAGCATGAAGGGCGGggcctccaccacctccaccacgcCCACGCCCACGCCCTCCAGCAACAGCACCAGCAGGACCATGCCTACGGCCCAGCTCAGCCCCACAGAGATCAGTGCTGTGCGGCAGCTCATCGCGGGCTACCGAGAGTCTGCCGCCTTCCTGCTGCGCTCTGCAGATGAACTGGAAaacctcattttacagcagaacTGA